CCGGTTATTAAGCGCGGCTGGAAAAGAACGTATTATTGACCAATTCTAAAGTTATCATATCATCTAGATGTGATAGACATTTCCATCTGGATGAAAGAAAAGCTGAGTATTCATGAATTTGAGGCATTTGTGATGCGTGCTTGGGCGATTTGGAGTGAGAGACTTCGGATCACTCACATCCACGGGGACTGTCATTCTACTATCAATATAGAATGGTGTAGACGATGGAAAGTTCAGTGGAATCTAGCGTGCCCCCTGAACAGGTGCATGAAATTCAACAAGTAACTTATGTTTCAAGGAACCCGTGGAAAGAACTACCAAGCAATCATTGAAGTATAAGAAATCACCCTTGATAGATAACTTGCTAGAGGTAACATTCTGTCCCTATACCTTAATGTGTAAGTCCATCAATTCAGTATCATGTTGATTGGCATAACGGACTTCATACATGAAATCTAATTGAGGAATAGATATGGCATAACAGTGAACACGTGAAAGAGAATCAACAACCTAATTATCTCTGTCCGGTCTGTACTTAATCTCAAAATGAAACCCAATGAGTTTAGATTACCAATATTGTTGTTTTGGTGTTTGGATAGTTTGAGATGTTAGCTCACAAATACTTTTCTGATCGGTAATGATAAAAAAACTAATGTCCCAATAAATAGTGTCACTATTTTTTTTACAGCTTGTGCAATGGCAAATGTTTCCGGTGATATGCGGAAGCTCCTTGCATGCATGAAGATaacttttgacaaaaaaaaaaaaaaagcaatggGTGCCCTTGTTGACAGAGAACCGCTCCTACGCCAGTGCCAGATGCATCAGATTCAAGAAAGAATGGAAGAGAAAAATCAGGGAAGGCCAACACAGGGGCAGATGACATGGCTTCTTTGAGGTGTTTAAAGGCTGCTTCTATAGTACCGTTCCACATGaatgcatttttttaaaatagatatATTAAAGGTCCTGCTATACTCAAATTCAAACAAAAGTTTATCATAATGTTGATGAACACACCCAAGTGTTGCGAGCCACGAAGCACCCAAAATAACACCATGTAAAGCGAGAAGAAATAATTCAGGTTGTAAGGTGTGTCCCTAGATTGTCAAATGTGATTGTTGTAATGTGCCTTCTGTGATCAAAAGATCCCCATTGCCTATTGCTACCACAAAAGGAGTTGCAAATGGTTAGCTACTCGGGTTTGAACAAACGAATGAGTACTTTCCCCATCAATCAATATTTGTACTGGAGACCCCGCCAATTTCTCGGAAAATCGAAAGGTGATAGACAAAGGCTGGCCAGCAAGAACGTGAAATGAAATAGCCGAATGAATGGGTGTCTCTTGAGATAACAATTCAGTTGGTGGAGTGGTGACCTCGGGTGGTTGGGATGGGCAGTCATCCTCCACGTCAAAGAAGAAAATGTGGGATTTAGCCTAGCATTTGTGAGAGGATGACAACTTTTCATCACAACTGAAACAAAGATCCTGCTTGCGTTTGAGTTGGACTTCCGAAGGGGATAAACGACGAACGGGATAAGGAGAATTTAGTGCAATTGAAGAAATCACCATATGATTATTAGAGATGGAACCTATGGAAGGAGTTTTAGAGGGTGAGAAATTTGGTGTGACGGAAGTAGGCAATGGGTAATAATGATTCACCCAATTGCTAGAGCGACGATCGAGAAGATTCGCCTCTTGAAGACGAGCAAGCACGATAGCTTGagtcaaagatgtggttcgaaATGCTTTGACCTCATGTCGAAGATCGGAATGAAGAGCGAAAATGAAATAGCTAGTGAGATACGAAGCAGACACAAATGAAATATGTTTATCCAAGGAGTTAATATGTTGGTGATATTCTGTCACCGTAGAAGTTTGAGTCAATTTGGCCAAAGTTTCTTGATGACCTTTATCTTTTGATGGGCCAAAAGTAGTATCCAGAATCCAGATAAAACCTTCCCACTAGTGAAATTGGTGAGTTTTGTGTTGCCATTGAAACCAAGGCAAGGCCGGACCATCCATGTGAATTGATGCCAACAAAAGATGTGGGTATGGTGGCACCTGGTAGAGCTCAGAATAACTTTCATCTTTATAAATTCAATCCAAGGGCTCAGTACCATCAAATCGGGGAAAATCTATGTGGGTAGAACGAGAAGGAACTGTGAAAGGCTAGAGATATGGATAAGACGGTATCACCACATGAGGATTGGGTGGTACTAAAGTAAAACTTGTGGAGGAGTCGGAGAAATCGAAGGTGGGGATGTTTCTAGTTGAGGGTTAGGAGGTGGTGGTGCCCTTGCAGAAACTTCATGGAATCGTCGAGAGTTTTAAGTCGGGTGCCGTTAGCCATGGTCGGCGGCAAAAACGAGAGCACCAAATGATACGTACTCAATTAACAACAACAATTCTCAAGCAAAATTTAGGAAAATATAGCTGCAATATATCTATTCAAGTGGAAATAGTGTCCATTGTCACATAAATTCAGAACTCAAATTAAACTACAAGGAAGAaggaaaataacaaaatcaagaaCAATCTTCTCTACTCTTCTCAACACCCTCTCTCAATGATATATCCCTTGCAAATCCATTGGCCGAGGTGCACAAATTCTCCCAGATGATTTGGTGGTCCTCTCAAACGTTTGCTTACGCGTAGATTTGATATTTGGACTTTGAATTGGGCTGGTCCTTCTTGTTGTGCTTGGGATGTTGTTGGTCCTTCATGCTACTAAATATCAACGGTGATAATAATTACCAAAATCTTCAAAATCAGCGGCAGTGAGTGTGTAAGTGTTGATTCTGTTTGAGTTGATGCATTTTACCATATTATTCAAACCCCACAGCCTATGGTTCAGCTCGCACATCTGAGCCCTGAGAACTTCGTTTTGAGACTTAACGTTCAAGTATAGCAGAATAACAATCATCATTTAGTGAGAATCTTAATATTTTCAACTCCGAGTTGAGCCACGTGAAGCAGCAGATCATCCAAGTGCTTCTGTTTCCTCATCCGAGATTCTCGGTTTGAAAACATTCCATTTCCTTTGATCCTTCGTATTCTCCTGATCCGAACCTAATGGGCACTTTCGAAGGGAGCTAATTCCTGAACAGGTCACAGTACTTGGAGaagccatatatatatatttatcttttttggTGCGTAATCattaatatatgttaatttcAAGAATTCTAAAAATAAAGGTGTATGTTTAGATTTGAGTTATTGGAAGTTTGAATGGATTGGTTATGGTCAGGAGAAAACATAGAACCAATAGAGGAAGAGAAAAGATTGAACCAGATGTGAACCCCGACAAAGAGTTAAATTAATTGTGAATCCAGAAAGGAGGATTTCACTGAGTACTCTCGACATGAATCTCGATTATTGTGGCTTCTAGTTCACTAACTTACCCTTCCACACGAGGAACTCAATACGCCACTCGTgcaagttatatatatatatttgaaaaattagACAGGATTTCAAGAGAAGAGAGGAGACATATAGAGCAAAAGCAATGCCAGGAAGAATATGAGAATAGGAAGATTGGTACTCCCatcccaccccaccccaccccaccccaccaaaaaataaaataaactcatTAAACCTGACATTAAAAGGGAAtgggttataaataaataattctagCCTGCAGTCAGGCAGACGAATTCTTTTATAACACGGTAATATTATTTCAGTATTCTGATAATTTAAGCATTCTCATAAACTGTCCTGTATTCTTGATCTTCCATGCCATTGGACTTTTATATGCACTGATCTAACGTGGTTGAATGCGAAAAAAccgatcaattttttttatacaatataTATGATGGGTTTTTTCGCATTCAaccactatatatatatttggcaataacatttttcttcaaCTTAATTAAGCTGCCCATTGATAATTAATTTTCCAAAGTTCGTGCGATTACTACAGAATACAGACCATTATCCCCACAGAACAAAGGTCACGCAGAATTTTGACTGAGTCTATTAATGCCATTAACTCACTAAAAACatcatttataattttaaaaattgacaCAATGTATCGGAATCATGTATACTTCCATCAACATTTCCTTAGAGCTCGCATCAGGTAGATGCCTCTATTACCAAAAACTGCAGCTAACCGCACTAGTTTGAGAGAGAATTGAGGCCAACTGTTCTTTTCAGTCAGAATCAGTATCAATATTGATGGACGATCTCACTGTCCTATGTTTATTTTCaagatcatcatcatcatcctctcCTTGTTTTTTCTCCTCAATTATTCCTGAATAAACACCAAGTTTAGAACACATAATTATGTAGATTGATAAGTTCAAAACCAATCGAATTTTAGGGATTTCATTTTCATGcttttcttaaatttaattcctTATTTTATGCTTATctgatttaatttgatattatttctaGATTTGGCCAAAAGGTgaaaaaaatacttaatttaaaaaaaaaaaagagttgatggagagttttaaattatattttagcatgattttgaaatatttcaaaGGCATCAAAATATCacacaaaaagaaaaacaaagaggaattttgttaatttattttccttTACATTCACGTTAGACAAGAAAGAAAGAGAATGAAATTTGGACTTTTGAGATATTGACCCTTTTAAGGTGATAAAGAAGTAAAAGGTGAACAAGGGCACGAACATAAGAGAAGGAAGAAGGAGGCAGAACATCACGTACAGCAGCAGAGAGGAAGAGAAGGAGAACTTGGAGAAAGACAACACAACAACCTTCTCTTAAGAACTTGAAAGAAGAACAAGGCTAGGGTTTGAGAGAGAGGAGAAAGACAAGTTCAAATGGGAAATCACGCACGCTGAGATTTTCTTATTCCTTCTTAGATTTTATTCTTATGAATTCTTACATTgtgtttttgttttgattttatagAATAAATTTCTTTAGACTAAGACCACACAATAGAGTCAaacaatactttgtttgatatttggtttttttattttcaatatattatttttcttgattttaaatattgattgatgtttgtttaatattttttgttaagtATGATAACCTATTTACATGTTTGTTTATTAATTACGAATCGAAAGATGATTGGTTATATATAGCACAAAGACGACaatcaacacatggttaaactGACTAGAAATAATATTCAGTTTCAGTGTGCGGTTTTAGGCGAAAACTGAAATTACACAAagatttaatgcatttaaatctaattaaattcaattaagaaTAATTGGACAACAAGATTTAAATAGGTTTATTAACTCGAGAAAtcgtttataaataaatttgataatttcacCGTGATTgtcaagaatttaataattaattgaattttaacacGTGTCAACATAGTAGAGTTTGGTACCGTTGCGTGTcttagttttttatttaaagttgaaTCCCTCCTTGATCTTTAAATCCATCGTTTTTTATTACAATCGttttatttaatagtttagattaataatacatatatcctcatttttttattttgtctaGCTTAAGTTAAGTGATAAAAAATCTAATAAATATTAGTATTTGTGGGATCGTTACATGGACTCATCAtccatttactataacttgacctagtccgcttgctagatttattcTTAACCGAAATCATCGGTCATAGATTGTTGTTGCATTTTGAATAATAGAACTACCTTTTTTCAAGAAGAGGACCTCAAGAGTTCTCGTGGGGAAATCATCTTTTGCTCCCAGGTCCTGAAATCCGATCAGCCGATCTGTTGCTATTCCATTCCTGAACAAATAGGAGAAAAAACCCAAGACTCTAGAAGTTTTTTTAACTTATGGAATATCTAtaaatatatcacaaaattcatcaaatataattaatgcACACGTTGGAGAAACGTTGAGAATCTTGAAGCAAATGGATAAATTCAATCCCATGGCAAACTATTCCGAGGaaccaaaaaaaattccaattaaCCAAAAGAATTGGTGTATTCACACCATGTGACAGATGTATTGATAATGGCCAGAAGGTACAAAAAAGTACTCAACAAACATAACTAAGTGAACTTAATTGGGgttacaaaacataaatatcATTAAGAAACTGAACAACGATAATTTCAACAATCTTCTATGCATCACCATACGTTACAACAAATAATCAACAGGCCAACTATAACAACTACATAATTACAGGAACATACCAAAcaataaatacataataaaacagAAGTTACCTGAATAATATGACGCAAGGCAACGTTTTGATTCCGAGTTTAGCAACAAAGAAAGGAGCATTCTGTAAAATACTTAAAACAGTTAGTAATTTCTAAGTTACTGAATACAATTTAAGTCAGGCGCCATTATCAGCCGCACTCAATAATTATATGAAACACTATGAAACATAACTGACGAGTTAAACTGACCTCAGCATCCAATTTGATAAATTTGGTATTAAAATGTCTTGGAGCAAGAGACTTCAAATGTTTATCCATGATCCTAGGAAGATCCAACAACACAAACTAAATAGACAGAAACagaatgtttttaaaatgaatatcaCATATTTGCAAGGATAAATTGATAGGGAGCACTTCGAGAAAACCATAAATTTTTGATAGATTATATTTGTCTATGAAAAACTGAAGATAAATCCACCCTCCAATTCATGCtacatatttcaaataaaagttTCGTGTTTGCATACTTGCATCGATAGAATTCTCGATGGTAGAAGTGACATATAACTTTGCTACTGCCCTTAACTTCGCCCAAAAAGTCAGGTTCTGTTATCTCTCTGTACTCTCCATGCCCTTGCATTTTCAATTCTTGACGCTTCTCAGCTTCTTTCTAATTTTGATACAGAAAAATTCAACCATCTGAAAGATAATTTTAAGGGCAcgttaaaataaaaacttacaGACCTTAAGAGCTGCAATTCTGTCAGCATGCAACTTTTCCAGCTCAGGATCCTGggtagaaaagaaaaatgtgaaCAGAAATGATATTACACAGATGGAGAAAGCAATCACTGAGGCATCCCCCTCTTACATCCATCAATTCATCCAGATCTACTTCCTGATTAACAGAGCTGGATGACTGTGCTTTCTCATTCGACATCACTTCCTGCGAAAAAATAACACTTGTAATGTGAAATCATGGTCTATTGCTACCTTTTTAGGTACTTCATTGTTTCAAATTAAAGCTTAACCAAAAAAAGAGTCCTGATCGTGATTATGTTATTCATGAGTTCAAAGTCTGAAATATTGTTTTCAGTGTTGAGGATCGGCTGCAACAATTCATGCCTCCATATTCCCCATTTCAAACCTCGGCCCATTTCTGGTCGTATTTCCTCCACGTAAACTGATCAAGAGGCAATTAAcattcgaaaattttaattcaaccGCATGAAGTTCCAATCAGAATCTTCTCCCCAAATGAAATTCAATCCTCTCATATGAACAAGTATATCGAAGCATTTCTATCACTGTGATTATCCTTAGAACTAACACGTCAATTCATAAAAGTAAGTAACCATCACAAACCACTAACGAACCAGAGGCACCGAGAATCGCACGTAAATTAAAGGggtatcaaatatttttcgaaaacaaAAAACTTGGGagataaaaataacaataaggAAAACCTTTTGGTAATCTCGGGCTGCAGCAGCCATCACGTTCCCGAAAGCCAAAGTAGAAAGGGTAGATTTCACTGAATTTGGATCCATTTCTTCTCCTCTTTTCACCCTGAAATTGAATCTAGGAGTGCATTAAAAACGTGAACGCCATCCGGCATTTAAagtaaaaacaaattaaagg
This sequence is a window from Primulina huaijiensis isolate GDHJ02 chromosome 13, ASM1229523v2, whole genome shotgun sequence. Protein-coding genes within it:
- the LOC140990943 gene encoding thioredoxin domain-containing protein PLP3B isoform X2; the encoded protein is MTQFNAVPDSKTPISYFESFPFRTSFFPRAFGFPDLLILVKRGEEMDPNSVKSTLSTLAFGNVMAAAARDYQKEVMSNEKAQSSSSVNQEVDLDELMDDPELEKLHADRIAALKKEAEKRQELKMQGHGEYREITEPDFLGEVKGSSKVICHFYHREFYRCKIMDKHLKSLAPRHFNTKFIKLDAENAPFFVAKLGIKTLPCVILFRNGIATDRLIGFQDLGAKDDFPTRTLEVLFLKKGIIEEKKQGEDDDDDLENKHRTVRSSINIDTDSD
- the LOC140990943 gene encoding thioredoxin domain-containing protein PLP3B isoform X1, with product MDPNSVKSTLSTLAFGNVMAAAARDYQKEVMSNEKAQSSSSVNQEVDLDELMDDPELEKLHADRIAALKKEAEKRQELKMQGHGEYREITEPDFLGEVKGSSKVICHFYHREFYRCKIMDKHLKSLAPRHFNTKFIKLDAENAPFFVAKLGIKTLPCVILFRNGIATDRLIGFQDLGAKDDFPTRTLEVLFLKKGIIEEKKQGEDDDDDLENKHRTVRSSINIDTDSD